In Macadamia integrifolia cultivar HAES 741 chromosome 12, SCU_Mint_v3, whole genome shotgun sequence, the following are encoded in one genomic region:
- the LOC122057372 gene encoding pentatricopeptide repeat-containing protein At4g21065-like: protein MDRTLVLDPIGKPPQFLRRSKDEQFFSHLLRQNPRLKLHELKQVQAQLIRRALHHDNILITKLISICSDSGIMDYAGRLFNYVEEPDLILCNSMLKGYTRNGYFEIAILFYVRFVLREFIPDHFTFPYVLKACAAMCSTYLGQQIHGYLIKNSTVSKDIFVLNSLLDMYFKCHQNEAAMLVFRQISEPNLTSWNIMLLRFVSSDDLNSVRKIFDEMPQRDAISWNTMISAYAKSGRLEIAKNLFDEMPERNLVSWNALIAGYSQNNQNDEALSIFSQMLKSGIRPDNATILSVMSAVFGAISPDSDAVEQIITFAKSANSLSVSTGLLSLYAKLGRMDDARKVFDEIPEKDLVTWNAMIAGYSQNQRPMEAIKLFREMQSERKIGVKPDGVTMVSLIASCSQIGALGLGEWVHTYIKKNEIMLDVFLATSLIDMYAKCGDINQACHLFQEMPTRDLAAWNAMIKGLAIHGQGKEALEIFSLMKRNGVLPNDITFVGLLSACSHGGLTSEGLEVFSLMQNQYNIVPQVEHYGCVVDLLGRAGQLTDAYEFIKCMPVQPDRVVWGALLTACQSQQNVELAEEAANRLIELDPNHDGNYVILSNVYASVRKWRDVAKVRARMKANHVQKTPGCSAVELGGVLHEFTAGDRSHPKSVEIYAAWDELMKRIKPMGYEPDTGVLLRNLNEEDGEQALYCHSEKLALTFALITSEPESPIKIVKNLRICGDCHRAMELVSKLENRDITVRDRNRFHHFKGGLCSCRGYW from the coding sequence ATGGACAGAACTTTGGTTTTGGATCCAATAGGGAAACCACCTCAGTTTCTTCGAAGGTCGAAAGATGAGCAATTCTTCTCCCACCTACTTCGACAAAACCCCAGGCTTAAACTCCACGAGCTCAAGCAAGTCCAAGCCCAACTCATCCGCAGAGCCCTCCACCATGACAATATTCTCATTACAAAACTCATCTCAATCTGCTCGGATTCTGGAATCATGGACTATGCTGGCCGTCTCTTCAACTATGTTGAAGAACCTGATCTCATCCTCTGTAATTCTATGCTGAAGGGTTATACTAGAAACGGTTACTTTGAGATAGCTATTCTCTTCTATGTTCGATTTGTTTTGAGGGAATTCATTCCGGACCACTTCACCTTCCCTTATGTCCTCAAGGCTTGCGCTGCCATGTGCTCCACCTACCTTGGCCAGCAAATTCATGGCTACCTGATTAAGAACAGTACTGTTTCTAAAGATATTTTTGTGTTAAATTCGCTTCTGGATATGTACTTTAAGTGCCATCAGAATGAAGCTGCAATGCTGGTTTTCAGGCAAATTTCTGAACCCAATTTGACTTCTTGGAATATCATGTTATTGAGATTTGTGAGTTCGGATGATTTGAATTCAGTACGAAAGatctttgatgaaatgcctcAAAGAGATGCCATTTCGTGGAATACAATGATTAGTGCTTATGCGAAATCAGGGCGGTTGGAAATTGCTAAGAACCTATTTGATGAGATGCCCGAGAGAAATTTAGTCTCGTGGAATGCTTTGATTGCTGGATATTCTCAAAATAACCAGAATGATGAAGCTTTGTCAATATTTTCCCAAATGTTGAAGTCTGGAATCAGACCTGACAATGCCACAATACTTTCGGTAATGTCCGCTGTCTTTGGGGCTATCTCACCAGACTCGGATGCTGTGGAACAGATCATCACTTTTGCAAAGTCAGCTAATTCCCTATCCGTTTCAACAGGACTCTTAAGTCTTTACGCTAAACTTGGGAGAATGGATGATGCTAGAAAAGTGTTTGATGAGATTCCGGAGAAAGATCTTGTGACATGGAATGCGATGATTGCAGGGTACTCTCAGAATCAAAGACCGATGGAGGCAATTAAGCTATTTCGAGAGATGCAATCAGAACGTAAGATAGGTGTTAAACCTGATGGAGTAACAATGGTTAGCTTGATTGCTTCTTGTTCCCAGATCGGTGCTTTGGGGCTTGGGGAGTGGGTACATACTTACATAAAGAAGAATGAGATCATGTTGGATGTTTTCTTGGCTACTTCTCTTATTGACATGTATGCCAAATGTGGAGACATAAATCAAGCTTGTCACTTGTTTCAGGAAATGCCTACAAGGGACTTGGCTGCTTGGAATGCAATGATCAAGGGATTGGCTATACATGGGCAGGGAAAAGAAGCTCTAGAGATCTTTTCCTTGATGAAAAGGAATGGGGTATTACCCAATGATATTACCTTTGTAGGCTTGCTTAGTGCATGTAGTCATGGAGGATTGACATCCGAGGGCTTAGAGGTATTCAGTTTGATGCAAAATCAATACAACATTGTTCCACAAGTTGAGCATTATGGTTGTGTTGTTGACCTACTTGGTCGCGCAGGGCAGTTAACAGATGCTTATGAGTTTATAAAATGCATGCCTGTCCAGCCTGACAGGGTTGTTTGGGGAGCATTGCTGACTGCATGTCAATCCCAGCAAAATGTTGAATTGGCTGAAGAAGCAGCTAATAGGCTTATTGAGTTGGACCCCAACCATGATGGTAATTATGTGATTTTGTCCAATGTGTATGCCTCAGTGAGGAAATGGAGAGATGTTGCAAAGGTGAGAGCTAGGATGAAGGCCAATCATGTGCAGAAGACTCCTGGATGTAGTGCTGTTGAACTCGGCGGTGTTTTACATGAATTTACTGCTGGAGATAGGTCACACCCAAAATCTGTAGAGATTTATGCTGCTTGGGATGAGCTCATGAAGCGAATCAAACCAATGGGGTATGAACCAGACACTGGGGTCTTATTGAGGAACTTGAATGAGGAGGATGGAGAACAAGCCTTGTATTGTCACAGCGAAAAGTTGGCGTTAACATTTGCACTAATTACTTCAGAACCAGAATCACCAATCAAAATTGTGAAGAACTTAAGGATATGTGGGGATTGTCATAGAGCCATGGAACTGGTGTCCAAGCTTGAAAATAGGGACATAACTGTGAGGGACCGCAACCGTTTCCATCATTTTAAAGGTGGGTTATGTTCTTGCAGAGGCTACTGGTGA